The following proteins are encoded in a genomic region of Chitinophagales bacterium:
- a CDS encoding DUF4286 family protein: MIIYNTTFVVDLKEATDFIYEIKTTILLDLKSNKECQDAYFLELQNVDTQEHISYALQIHFDDLAAFNNYKLFKEPKFLEQITNKYGEKVLYFSTVLKEV, from the coding sequence ATGATTATTTACAATACTACATTTGTGGTTGACTTAAAAGAAGCTACAGACTTCATCTACGAAATTAAAACTACTATTTTATTAGATTTAAAAAGCAATAAAGAATGCCAAGATGCTTATTTCCTAGAATTACAAAATGTAGATACGCAAGAACATATTTCGTATGCATTACAAATACACTTCGATGATTTAGCAGCATTCAACAACTATAAACTATTTAAAGAACCAAAATTTCTAGAACAAATCACCAACAAATATGGCGAAAAAGTACTTTATTTTAGCACAGTACTTAAAGAAGTATAG